From a single Nicotiana tomentosiformis chromosome 2, ASM39032v3, whole genome shotgun sequence genomic region:
- the LOC138906847 gene encoding uncharacterized protein, whose amino-acid sequence MPSPWMVAGDFNSIVEPEEKKGGRIHSMSKSLPFINCIVGSGLMDFGYCGNPFTWCNGWAYSKRIWARLDRALVNSEWLQNFPDTSVVHLVRNGSDHAPLLISTANNQWEPKKYFRFLDFWTEQEDFLKVVEQAWNTIGNIVDKIKELQNRLAEHEDRCLNDNSECNRMEYNNVRLPRVIGEDDNLTLEAIPTMNEVKQMVFSMSSSSSPGPDGLSGKFFHHCWDIIAKDLYDVILDFFFGSELPRSFTYTCLVLIPKIDNPNNTLILGPLA is encoded by the exons ATGCCTTCACCATGGATGGTCGCTGGCGACTTTAATTCTATCGTGGAGCCTGAGGAGAAGAAGGGGGGTAGAATTCATAGTATGTCTAAAAGCCTTCCTTTCATTAATTGTATAGTAGGTAGTGGTTTGATGGACTTTGGCTACTGTGGTAACCCCTTCACCTGGTGTAATGGGTGGGCATATAGTAAGAGGATATGGGCAAGATTGGATAGGGCATTAGTAAACTCTGAATGGTTGCAAAACTTTCCTGATACTTCGGTTGTTCATTTGGTCAGAAATGGCTCTGATCATGCCCCATTGCTTATTTCTACGGCTAACAATCAATGGGAGCCTAAGAAATATTTCAGATTCTTAGATTTTTGGACGGAACAAGAGGACTTCTTAAAAGTCGTTGAACAAGCTTG GAACACTATTGGGAATATTGTTGACAAAATCAAGGAACTACAAAATAGACTTGCAGAGCATGAGGATAGATGTTTGAATGATAACTCAGAGTGTAATAGGATGGAGTACAACAATGT GAGGCTTCCCAGAGTGATAGGTGAAGATGACAACCTGACATTGGAGGCCATTCCAACTATGAATGAAGTGAAACAAATGGTCTTCTCTATGAGTAGTAGTAGTTCACCTGGTCCGGATGGATTATCTGGGAAATTTTTTCATCACTGCTGGGATATTATTGCTAAGGATCTTTATGATGTTATACTGGATTTCTTTTTTGGTAGTGAACTTCCAAGATCTTTCACTTACACATGTCTAGTCCTTATCCCTAAAATAGACAACCCCAACAATACACTGATTTTAGGCCCATTAGCTTAA
- the LOC104114974 gene encoding probable ribosome biogenesis protein RLP24, producing MRLEKCWFCSSTVYPGHGIQYVRNDAKIFRFCRSKCHKNFKMKRNPRKVKWTKAYRRLHGKDMTQDSTFEFERKRNRPERYDRNVTENTLKAIRKIDKIRVVRDERHHKNRMKGKKTKEQREATKELEQSIHMVKAPAALANDPSLTLPIKVKVSQQKSEENRMEE from the exons ATGAGGTTGGAGAAATGCTGGTTTTGCTCCTCAACTGTATATCCAGGCCATGGTATTCAATATGTTCGAAACGACGCTAAG ATATTTCGGTTCTGTAGATCGAAGTGTCACAAGAACTTTAAGATGAAGAGGAATCCACGAAAAGTTAAGTGGACTAAAGCATATAGACGGCTGCATGGAAAGGACATGACTCAG GACTCAACATTTGAATTTGAGAGGAAGCGCAATAGGCCGGAGAGATATGACAGGAATGTCACTGAGAACACTCTGAAGGCCATTCGCAAAATTGATAAAATCAGAGTTGTCAGGGATGAAAGGCACCACAAAAACAG GATGAAAGGAAAGAAAACCAAGGAGCAGAGAGAGGCAACAAAGGAGCTCGAGCAGAGCATTCATATGGTTAAAGCTCCTGCTGCGCTTGCGAACGACCCATCTCTCACCTTGCCTATCAAGGTCAAGGTTTCACAGCAGAAATCCGAGGAAAATCGTATGGAGGAGTAA